A genomic segment from Paenibacillus sp. FSL K6-1096 encodes:
- a CDS encoding ROK family transcriptional regulator, whose product MKVTGDQALVKKINKSIILHTIRTQSPVSRAKVSEMTGLNKATVSNLVAELCGQELVTEAGPGESSGGRKPLMLHFNEMAGSVIGIELRVKQLKAVLCNLGGGTLQEQECVLEAHDFPYVLEQMQQIISALIAAAPPSPYGLVGIGVGVPGMVDEHGVVLFAPNLGWEMVDLRSILESAFEVPVTIDNEANAGAQGELNFGAARDVRHLLYISAGSGIGSGIIIGGELYKGARGYAGETGHMTIEAEGKPCSCGSRGCWELYASEKTYDNPGLSLPARTTTGLVRYALEGHAETLRHLNSIGEYLGIGVTNLINSFNPELIVIGGALSEAEPWLGEPLRRVVAERTLPYHKQQLEITFSTLGSRGTMIGAGFSAVMHFLGNIRVTL is encoded by the coding sequence TTGAAAGTTACCGGTGATCAGGCGCTGGTCAAAAAGATCAATAAATCGATTATTCTACATACCATCCGCACGCAGTCCCCGGTCTCCCGGGCCAAGGTATCCGAGATGACCGGCCTTAACAAAGCCACCGTGTCGAATCTCGTAGCCGAGCTATGCGGGCAGGAGCTGGTGACCGAAGCCGGGCCCGGAGAATCCAGCGGGGGACGCAAGCCGCTGATGCTGCATTTCAATGAGATGGCCGGCAGCGTCATCGGGATTGAGCTGCGCGTGAAGCAGCTGAAGGCGGTGCTGTGCAACCTCGGAGGCGGCACTCTGCAGGAACAGGAATGCGTGCTGGAGGCCCATGATTTCCCGTATGTCCTGGAGCAGATGCAGCAGATAATCTCCGCGCTGATTGCTGCCGCTCCCCCTTCTCCTTATGGCCTGGTCGGCATCGGTGTCGGCGTGCCGGGCATGGTGGATGAGCATGGCGTTGTCCTGTTCGCCCCCAACCTTGGCTGGGAGATGGTGGACCTGCGGTCCATTCTCGAAAGCGCCTTCGAGGTGCCTGTTACCATTGACAATGAAGCCAATGCAGGTGCGCAGGGGGAGCTGAACTTCGGGGCGGCGCGCGATGTGCGCCATCTGCTGTATATCAGTGCAGGCTCGGGGATCGGGTCGGGGATCATCATTGGCGGAGAGCTGTATAAGGGTGCGCGCGGCTATGCCGGCGAGACCGGACATATGACGATCGAGGCGGAAGGCAAGCCCTGCAGCTGCGGCAGCCGGGGCTGCTGGGAGCTCTATGCCTCCGAGAAAACCTACGACAACCCCGGCCTCTCCCTCCCGGCCCGCACCACCACCGGACTGGTCCGGTATGCGCTGGAGGGCCATGCGGAAACGCTGCGCCACCTGAATTCCATCGGCGAATATCTCGGAATCGGGGTAACCAATCTGATCAACAGCTTCAATCCAGAGCTGATCGTAATCGGCGGTGCCTTATCGGAGGCTGAGCCGTGGCTCGGCGAGCCGCTGCGCCGGGTGGTTGCCGAGCGTACGCTGCCCTACCACAAGCAGCAGCTCGAAATTACCTTCTCCACACTGGGGAGCCGTGGAACGATGATTGGCGCAGGCTTTTCGGCAGTGATGCACTTTCTCGGCAATATCCGGGTAACCCTATAG